The nucleotide window ACATAGGTCAGGTCATCGTAGAATTGCATCTTCAATGCCTTCAAACCTACAGCAAGCGAATGCATCTGTTCCAATCTTCTCTCTGGTTCCACACTCGAAACAAATGGCAGcaatctcctcttcttctttgaaGTCACCAATTGCCCTGATCGCCTCCTCCGTTTCCGAGCATCTACTGAGACCACAATTTCAATTCAATGCCAGTAAATAACACATGCAGAAGAGTACCGTCCTTTAGATTTATTCACGGGATAAGAGATAGGAGGAACGAAGACAGAAGGCATACCGATTGAAAATTTCTCGACTTGGTTATCTGGTTTCTGTATGCGGAAGAAATTGATTCTTTTCGTTTGACTAAGCCGTAAGACTACGCGACATCAACAGGGAAGCCAGATCAGAATACCATCTATTAGGAAATAGCAGAAAAGAAGCCTTAAATCATCTGCAAAGAGGGTTTCGCAATTACCTCGTGAAGTTTTCTGGCTAGAGCAGCTAGGGCAGAACCAAGGACCAGTCGGAACCCTAATCATGGGGTCGGTACTGGACCCTCGTTGCGGCCCCTCCGTTGTTGCTTCTCGCGAGCGACCCCATGATTCCGGTGTACACGCCGTAATTGTTACCCGAGATCCCAGACGAGGACTCGAACCCTCTCAACATAGGCATGATCAAAACCGAGAGGGGAGACAGAGacagaaaaaggagagaaacaaaagcagaaagcagaaaagaaagatcaaCAGAGACAGGACGAACGAAGAAGTGGAGATTTGCCGCCAGTTAACGGGCCGGGCTACTCGGGCCGGATCTTATCaggtcgggccggcccgatgcccaagtcTAATTCCATTGAGTAACAAGGACAGAGGAGAAAGACGATGCTATTAGTCCTCTAAAAGAAGAGGGatctgataccataaaagaaTAACTCAGGTCAGAAGATATATTTCTCAATGGTTTATAGctctatatatatagtttacaAATGAGATAATTATGGTAACAACATTAAAGGATATCCTAATATCCATACTAGATTGCAAAAGATTTTCTGTGTTTGTGTATATTTGATCACAACCGAAGACTCATAACCATTTGCTATATTTTAGCCATTATCTCTTCTCTTTGACTTCAAGGATTTCCTTTAACACTTCAGCCTTATTTAAAGGGTTTTCTTTCACAATAATT belongs to Nymphaea colorata isolate Beijing-Zhang1983 chromosome 13, ASM883128v2, whole genome shotgun sequence and includes:
- the LOC116266578 gene encoding probable Histone-lysine N-methyltransferase ATXR5 isoform X3, with the protein product MIRVPTGPWFCPSCSSQKTSRVLRLSQTKRINFFRIQKPDNQVEKFSIVDARKRRRRSGQLVTSKKKRRLLPFVSSVEPERRLEQMHSLAVGLKALKMQFYDDLTYVPGMAPRSANATKLEKGGMQSQLER
- the LOC116266578 gene encoding probable Histone-lysine N-methyltransferase ATXR5 isoform X2 — translated: MIRVPTGPWFCPSCSSQKTSRVLRLSQTKRINFFRIQKPDNQVEKFSIVDARKRRRRSGQLVTSKKKRRLLPFVSSVEPERRLEQMHSLAVGLKALKMQFYDDLTYVPGMAPRSANATKLEKGGMQTMKVLLRGQAA
- the LOC116266578 gene encoding probable Histone-lysine N-methyltransferase ATXR5 isoform X1 — protein: MIRVPTGPWFCPSCSSQKTSRVLRLSQTKRINFFRIQKPDNQVEKFSIVDARKRRRRSGQLVTSKKKRRLLPFVSSVEPERRLEQMHSLAVGLKALKMQFYDDLTYVPGMAPRSANATKLEKGGMQDLQTMKVLLRGQAA
- the LOC116266578 gene encoding probable Histone-lysine N-methyltransferase ATXR5 isoform X4; protein product: MIRVPTGPWFCPSCSSQKTSRVLRLSQTKRINFFRIQKPDNQVEKFSIVDARKRRRRSGQLVTSKKKRRLLPFVSSVEPERRLEQMHSLAVGLKALKMQFYDDLTYVPGMAPRRLISAG